GGTCGAGCAGCGGGGCCTGGGTATCGTCGATGTCTCTCATGACGGCGTCTTGTCGGCCGGCGGCGGGGCCGCGTCGGCGGGGGCGGGTTCGACGACGGGCTTTTCGACCATCACCGGCGGGTGCGGATGATCGTCGACCGTATCACGGACCGGATCGGCATCGGCGGGCGCGCTGTGGAAGACGGGCGCTTGCCCCGGCGTATGCGCGTCGACGCTGTCCTCCGGCGCCGGGAGCGCGGCGGGCGTGGGCGTCGCGGGATGCTCGCGCATGATCCGCGCATTCTCCTCCGCCCATTTCTTTTCCATCTCGGCCAATTCGGCCTCGCGCACCATCGAATCGAAGCCGGAGCGGAATTGTCGCGCGACGCCGCGCGCCTTGCCGACCCAGTGGCCGACAAACCGCATCGCTTTCGGCAAATCCTTCGGTCCGATCACCAGCAGCGCGACGATCGCGACCAGCAGAAGTTCGGTAGGAGCTACGTCGAACATTCAGACGCCCGACCGCGCCGGACACGGGCCGGCGCAGTGCTTCAGGAGGAGTGGAATCAGCGGTCTTCGCGGACGCGCTCGGCCTCGGACTTGTAGGCGGGCTCGGCGGCCTTCTGTGCCTCGATCCGGGTGGGTTCCTTCGACGACGGCGTCTCGTCGTCCTCGGCCATGCCCTTCTTGAACTGCTTGATGCCCTTTGCGACGTCGCCCATCATGTTGGAGAAGCGGCTGCCGCCGAACAACAGGATGACGATCACGGCGACGACCAGCCAGTGAACCAGACTCATGCTACCCATGATCAACTCCTTAAGTTGGGCTCCACTTAGTCGTCCTCGTCGCTCTTTTCCACGGCATTCTCGAAGGCGAGGTCGACAGGATCGAGCAGGCCCGCCGCGCGCAGGTCGTCCAGCCCCGGCAAGTCGCGGCGGCTGGCGAGGCCAAAGTGGCTGAGGAAGCCGGCCGTCGTTGCATAGGTTAGCGGTCGGCCGGGCACTTCGCGGCGGCCGGCGGGACGGATCCAGCCCGCCTCCAGCAGCACGTCGAGCGTGCCCTTGGCGACCTGAACCCCGCGGATCGCCTCGATTTCCGCGCGACTGACAGGCTCATGATAGGCGATGATCGCCAGCGTCTCGATACCTGCGCGGCTGAGCTTGCGCGTCTCTTCGCGGTCGCGACGCAGCAGATGGGCGAGATCCGCTGCGGTCTGAAAATGCCAGCGCCCACCGCGCTCGACCAATTCGATGCCCCGCCCCGCATAGCGTTCGACCAGGGCGGCAAGCGCGCCCGCCACGTCCGCCTGCGTACCGACATGCAGTCCGATGTCGTGCGCCGTCAGCGGCGCCTCCGCAGCGAACAGCACCGCTTCGACCGCGCGTTCGAGCGAGTCGGCCGGTGTCACGAGGCGGCCCGCAGGTACAGCGGTGCGAAGGGCGCGGCCTGGCGCAAGTCGACCTTACCCTGTTTGGCGAGTTCGAGGGCAGCCACGAAGCTGGAGGCGAGCGCGGACTTGCGATAGGCGCCGGTTGCCTCGCCAGGCAGGAATTTCTCGATCATCGCCCATGTGACATGAGTTTCGAGGAGGGCAGATACGCGGGCCAGCGCCTCCTCCAGCGTCATGACATCACGATGAGCGACGACGTGCATCACCGGCCGGGATCGTGCACTGATCCGCCCGTAAGCCGTTATTAAGTCATAGATTTCCGCTTCCCACGTCGCATGCCGGACGGTGCGCAATCCTTCGGGCGCGCCGCGGCGGAAGACGTCGCGGCCGAGCCGATCGCGGGTCATCAGCCGGGCACCGGCCTCCCGCATCGCATTCAGCCGTTCGAGGCGGAGTTGCAGGCGCAGCGCCAGATCTTCGGGGCTCGGCGTTTCCTCCGGGTCGCGCGGCAGCAGCAGCGCCGACTTGAGATAGGCGAGCCATGCCGCCATCACGAGATAATCGGCCGCGACCTCGAGCTTCAACGACCGCGCCTGGTCGAGGAACGCCAGATATTGCTCGACCAGCGCCAGGATCGAAATCGCCTTCAGGTCGACCTTCTGGTTTCGCGCGAGCGCCAGCAGCAGGTCGAGCGGCCCTTCCCACCCGTCGAGGTCGAGTGTGAGGGTGTCAGCGTCCATCGTGTCAGGCAAGCGCCAGGAACGAGTCCCGCCGTGCGATCGCCTCGGCAAAGTCGACGCCCCCGGGCGCCGCGACACTCGCCATCGCGCGGTCGAGGCGCGCACGCGCCGCATCCGAAATTTCGTCGACCCGCCCGGCGATCTCGACCATCTCGTCCATCCGCGCCCAGCAGTCGAGCACCACGTCGCACCCCGCCGCCAACGCTGCCGCCGCCTTCTCGCCCGGCGTGCCCGACAAGGCCTTCATATCGATATCGTCGGTCATCAGCAGACCGTCGAAGCCGATCCGGCTGCGGATGACGTCGGCGATGACCGTCGGCGACAGCGTCGCCGGATGCTCGGCGTCCCAAGCCTTGAATACGACGTGGCAGGTCATGCCCATCGGGGCGTGAGCGAGCGTGCGGAACGGCCGGATGTCTTCCTCCAGTTCGGCGTCCGACGCGTCGACCACGGGAAGTTCGTAATGGCTGTCGACGCCGGCGCGACCGTGGCCCGGCATATGTTTGATGACGCCCACCACGCCCGCCTTTGCCAGCCCGTCGAGCATCGCCCGACCGAGCGCGGCGACCTGCATTGCGTCGCCACCATAGGCGCGGTCGGCGATGGCACCGACGGTGTCGGGAAATCGCCGGTCGAGCATGGGCGCGCAATCGACGGTGATTCCGACCTCCGCCAGCATTGCGCCCAGCGCCTCTCCGTTCGCGCATGCAGCGGCGATGGCCGAGGCGGGTGCGGTGTCGTACAGCGCGTCGAACGCCGGGCCGGCGGGAAAAGCGGGCCATTCAGGCGGCTTCATCCGCGCGACGCGGCCGCCCTCCTGATCGATCAGGATCGGCAGGCGGTCGTTGCCGGAAAGCTCCCGCAATTCTGCCGTCAACGCAGAGAGTTGCGCCCGGTCCTGAACATTGCGTCCGAACAGGATGTAGCCGACCGGATCGGCCTCGCGAAAGAAGGCGCGTTCGTCGGCGGTAAGCGTCAGGCCCGACAGGCCGTAGATGACTGGCTTCATGACAGCGGCTTTAGCGGGGAAGTGCTTGGGCAGGCAAATCGGTTGAGGGGGTCGTGCCCCCTTCCCAAACGTCATCCCCGCGCAGGCGGGGATCAATAGTCGCTGAGCGTCGTGAGACTCATCGCCGTCAGCCAGAATTTATCCCCGCCTCCGCGGGGATGATGATGATGGACGGAATGCCAGGGTGAGCGGCTTTGGGACGATCAGGCTAAAAAAGCCCAACCCAGCCGTTCGCCCTGAGCTTTTCGAAGGGCCGTTCTTTAAACCGCAAGCTTCTCGCTCCGGGCACAAAGAACGGTGCTTCGACAAGCTCAGCACCAACGGGGAGAAGGACTCAACCCCTCAATTCGGAACGAAGCAGGCCTCACCCGCGACCTTCAGCCGCCCGCAGATCGTCGTTGCATTGCCGTTGCTGCCGGCATTCACCCGCAGACGATACACGGTTGCGCCCTTCACATCGGCCTTTTCGATCGACTTGCCCAGGTTCGCGACATAGGCGAACCGCTTCGACAATGCCTCCCAGGCGGTGTTCGCCGCTGCCTCGGACGGGAAGGAGCCGAGCTGGACCAGCGCACCGCCACCGCCGCCGGTGTTCGACTTGGGCAGCGGGACGCCCGGTGCTTGCGCGGTCAGGCGACCGCTGGGCGCCGGCGGAACGGCGGCGACGACGCGGGCCGCCCCTTCGGTCGGCTTCACCTTCGGCGTCGCGGTCTTGCCGGCAACCGGCGCTTCGGGCACCGCGCGGGTGTCGATCGCGCCGGTCGCGGTCGCCCCTTCCGACGTTCGAAACACGCTATCGCCCTGGCCATCGACCTTCATGCCGCCAGGCGTGTCGGGCTTGACCTTGTAGTCGCCGTCCTGCGCCGTGATCAGTTCGCCGGAGCCGGTGGTGCCCGAGCTGCCGCCATAACGCTGATAGGCCCATACGCCGGTCGCGATCAGCGCCAGGACGATAACGGCGATCGCCAGGATGCGAAGCAGCGACGGCCCCTCGCTGTAATTGTCGTCGGCGGACTCGAGCCAGGGGAGCCGATCGTCCTCGGCAAGAACCGGGCGACCGCTGCTCTCGTTACCGATGCTCACCCGCCCATCTCCTCGACTGCCTCGACCCCCATGATCGCAAGCCCGCCCCGGATAACCTGACCGACCGCGTCGGCCAAGAACAGTCGCGCCGCCGTGGTCTCGACGTCGTCGACCAGCAGGAATCGCCGCGACGGATCGTCATTACCCTGATTCCACAGAGCATGAAACTCCGCAGCCAAGTCATAGAGATAAAAAGCGATTCTATGCGGCTCGCGCGCCGCCGCCGCCCCTTCGGCGACACGTGGGAACTGCGCCATGCGCTTCACCAGCGCGAGCTCCGCCGTATCAAGCCGGGACAGATCGGCCTGTGCCGGCAGCGTGATCCCCGCCTCTTTCGCGCGGCGGTGCAGCGAATGGATGCGCGCGTGGGCGTAGTTCACGTAGAAGACCGGATTGTCCTTCGACGCCTCCACCACCTTGGCGAAGTCGAAATCCATCTGCGCATCGGCCTTGCGGGTCAGCATGGTGAAGCGCACCACGTCCTTGCCCACTTCGCGCACGACGTCGGCCAGCGTCACGAAATTGCCCGCGCGCTTCGACATCTTCACCGGCTCGCCCGCCCGCAGCAGGCGCACCATCTGGACCAGCTTCACGTCGAAGCGCGTCTTGCCTTCGGTCAGCGCGGCGACCGCCGCCTGGATGCGCTTGACGGTGCCGGCGTGATCCGCGCCCCAGATGTCGATCAGCTGGTCCGCGCTCTGCGCCTTCTGGAAGTGATAGGCGAGGTCCGCGCCGAAATAGGTCCAGGTCCCGTCCGACTTCTTGATCGGGCGGTCCTGGTCGTCGCCGAACTTCGTCGAGCGGAACAGCGGCAGCTCGACCGGCTCCCAATCCTCGGGCGTTTCGCCCTTCGGCGCCTCGAGCACGCCGTCATAGACGAGGTCGCGCGCGCGCAGCCACGCCTCGGCGGCCTCGGGCTTGCCGGCGGCCTGCAGCTCGGCCTCGGACGCGAAGACGTCGTGATGGATGCCGAGCAGCGCGAGGTCGGCCTTGATGAGATCCATCATCGCGTCGACGGTCTTCACGCGGAACGTCGCGAGCCATTCGCTCTCCGGAGCATCGACATAACGGTCGCCGAATTCGGCAGCGAGCGTCTGCCCGATCGGGATCAGGTAATCGCCCGGATACAGCCCCTCGGGCACGGCACCGACGTCCTCGCCCAGCGCCTCGCGATACCGTAGATGCGCCGAGCGGGCGAGCGTCTGCACCTGGCTGCCCGCGTCGTTGATGACATATTCGCGAATGACCTTGTGCCCGACGAAGGCGAGCAGGTTGGCGAGCGCATCGCCCACCACCGCCCCGCGGCAATGGCCCATGTGCATCGGCCCCGTGGGGTTGGCCGACACATATTCGACGTTGACGGTAATGCCCGCACCGACGCTCGATTTGCCGTAGTCGTCGCCAGCCGCGACGATGCCCGCAAGCTCGTCGCGCCATGTCGCGTCGTCCAGCGTCAGGTTGATGAAGCCCGGCCCTGCCACCGTGACGCTCGACACGCCGGGGATCGCGCGCAGTTCGCCGGCCAGGGCCTCGGCCAGCGCGCGCGGATTGGTGCCGGCGGGCTTGGCCAGCACCATCGCGGCGTTGGTCGCGAGGTCACCGTGGCTCGCATCGCGCGGCGGCTCGACCGTGATCGCGCGTCGCTCCAGCCCCGCCGGCAGCTGTCCCGATGCGACGAGGGCATCAAGAGCGGAATCGATATGGGCGGCAAAGCGCGGATAGAGTGTCATAGCACGCAGGCGCTTACGGGCGGTGGCGTCGCATCGCAAGCACCGGCCGCTCCGCAGTTGCAGGAATTGCAATCGCGATCGCAACACGTGCGATTGTCCCTATGTTGCAGTGCAATATGATCCAGATGTCAGACGGGAACCGCGATCGACGCTTCCCCGACATCATTCGGAGACCTGCTATGTTCAAGCTGCTCAGCATCATCGCGACCCCTGCTCTCGCCCTTGTTGCCACCGCTGGCATCGCCGGCGAGCCGACGAAGAGCTTCACGCACGACGGCGTCACCTATCGTTACGAAAGCACCAAGACGGCAGACGGGGCTACCGTTCTGACCGGCACCGCGCTGCCGCAGGGCGACGCGTTCCGCCTGGTCGTCCGCAACGGTGTCGTCACCGGCCACGCCGGCGCCCGCCCGGTCCGCTTCTCGGTCGCATCGGCCAAGGGTGCCCTCGCCCGTGGCACCGCCGACCGCACCGCCAGCGCGGACTGATCCCCCTCCTCCCCTGCCAGGGGAGGTCGCAGGCCAAAGGCCTGACGGAGGGGAACGGCAGGTCGATCCCGCCCCGCGGGACCTCAGATTGCCGGGGGCAATCTAACCTGCCGTCCGCTCGCGATAGCGGGACACCCCTCCACCATGCTGCGCGCGGGCCCCCTCCTCTTGCCGGGGAGGATCGCGGTCCCCGTTCGAGGCTACGCCAGCCCCTCGACCGCCTTCACCGCTCCCGCCTTCGGGAAGAGCGCTGCGACGGTGCGGGCCGGATCGATCCCGAAGTGCGACGCCGCAGCGCCTGCGATGAAGCCGTCCAGGCTGGTCGTCGGCTTGAGGTCGCGGCCTTCGAACAAGTTCGCCGGCGTAAGTCCCGGCCAGTCGGCCAGCACCCGGCCGCCCTTCACCCCGCCGCCGAACAGCATCGCCGCCGATGCCGTGCCGTGATCGGTGCCGCCGGTGCCGTTAACGGCGACGGTGCGGCCGAATTCGGTGGCGACCAGCACCATCGTTTCCTTCCACGCCGGGCCCATGCCCGTCTTGATGGCGGCGATCATCGCGTCGAGGCCCCGCAACTGCCCTGCGAGCCGGGCTTGCTGGCCGCTGTGCGTGTCCCAGCCGCCTGTCTCTATCATCGCGATGCGCGCCCCGTCGGGCGGAGCGAGCAGCTTGGCTGCCAATGCGCCGGTCGCCGCCGCGTTGCGGCCATCGTCGGCGGCGATATCTCCAGTCAGGTTGCGCGTCGCCATCGCCTGTTCCCACAAGCCATGCAGTTGCGCGTCGCCGGCGTAGAGGTGTGTCACCCGCGCCAGCAGGTCGTCGGTCGCATCGGGCAGCACGGACGGGGCATAGGACGCGACCTCGACCCGCCCCCGGAGCGCCATCGGCACCGTCGCCGCGATGGCGATGGCACGCGTATCGCCCTGCGGCAGGACCGTCAGCAGGCGGTTGAGCCATCCGTCCTTGACCGCATAGGCCTGCGCTCCGCCGGTCTCGAGTACATTCTGACCGTCGAAGTGCGAACGGTCACGGTATGGCGATGCGATGGCGTGTGCGAACAGCGCCTCGCCGCTGCGGTACATGGCCGCCGATTGCGCGAGCATCGGATGCAGCCCGAACATGCCGTCGAGCTTCTGAAACGGCCCGTCGGCGAGCACGCCCCGCGCCGCGGCATAGGCCGGGTCGGCATAAGGCACGAGCGTGCCGAGCCCGTCGGCGGCACCGCGCTGAATGACGAACACGAAGCGCCTGGTCGTCGGCGCGGCGGCGAAAGCGATCCGCGGGGCGAAGGTCGCACCCAGCATGGCGAGGCCCGCGGACGAAACGACATGTCGACGCGTGACCATGGGCTTATCTCCGCATGAAATCGGGGGACACCAGCAGCAGCGCGAGGCCCTGCGGCGGACTTTCGGCACGCGCGATGGCCTGGGTCGTCGCCGGGCTGGCGCCGCCGGGAAACAGCTCGGCCGCGCGTTCCCGCGGGTCGATGATCTGGCCGGCACGGTTTGCGAACCGCTCCGCCGCTTCGACGCGGCGCAGGACCGCATCGGGACCGGCCCAACTTGCGGCCACGTCGTCCCACCCCGCGGGCGACCCCGGCCGCCACACCGGCTGCCCGAGCTGCTGGAGCAGGCCGACGGTCTGCGGCGTGCCGAACTCGCTCAGACCCAGCCCACGAAGCGTCGAGACGGACCAGTCCCACGGGGTCTTGAACTTCGCGGCCTGCGGCACCCAGGCCTCCGGCGCCGCGATCAGCGCACGATAGACGGTCGGCAGATCGCCGTCCGATTGCAGGAACGCCGCCTCCACCCGCGCGACCGCGGCCGGGGGCGGATCGTCGGCAACGAAATGGCGGACGAGCTTGGTCGCGATATGTCTGGCGGTTGCGGGATGCGCGGCGAGCATGTCGAGCACCGCGGACGCCTGGGCCACGCCCGCCTGTGCATAGCTCCTGCCGAGGATCGTGCGCGTCCCCGGTTCGTGCAGTCGCTCGGCGAACAGGAAGCTGCCCGG
The nucleotide sequence above comes from Roseomonas aeriglobus. Encoded proteins:
- the tatB gene encoding twin-arginine translocase subunit TatB, translating into MFDVAPTELLLVAIVALLVIGPKDLPKAMRFVGHWVGKARGVARQFRSGFDSMVREAELAEMEKKWAEENARIMREHPATPTPAALPAPEDSVDAHTPGQAPVFHSAPADADPVRDTVDDHPHPPVMVEKPVVEPAPADAAPPPADKTPS
- a CDS encoding twin-arginine translocase TatA/TatE family subunit → MGSMSLVHWLVVAVIVILLFGGSRFSNMMGDVAKGIKQFKKGMAEDDETPSSKEPTRIEAQKAAEPAYKSEAERVREDR
- the scpB gene encoding SMC-Scp complex subunit ScpB, whose translation is MTPADSLERAVEAVLFAAEAPLTAHDIGLHVGTQADVAGALAALVERYAGRGIELVERGGRWHFQTAADLAHLLRRDREETRKLSRAGIETLAIIAYHEPVSRAEIEAIRGVQVAKGTLDVLLEAGWIRPAGRREVPGRPLTYATTAGFLSHFGLASRRDLPGLDDLRAAGLLDPVDLAFENAVEKSDEDD
- a CDS encoding segregation/condensation protein A is translated as MDADTLTLDLDGWEGPLDLLLALARNQKVDLKAISILALVEQYLAFLDQARSLKLEVAADYLVMAAWLAYLKSALLLPRDPEETPSPEDLALRLQLRLERLNAMREAGARLMTRDRLGRDVFRRGAPEGLRTVRHATWEAEIYDLITAYGRISARSRPVMHVVAHRDVMTLEEALARVSALLETHVTWAMIEKFLPGEATGAYRKSALASSFVAALELAKQGKVDLRQAAPFAPLYLRAAS
- the nagZ gene encoding beta-N-acetylhexosaminidase, with product MTFGKGARPPQPICLPKHFPAKAAVMKPVIYGLSGLTLTADERAFFREADPVGYILFGRNVQDRAQLSALTAELRELSGNDRLPILIDQEGGRVARMKPPEWPAFPAGPAFDALYDTAPASAIAAACANGEALGAMLAEVGITVDCAPMLDRRFPDTVGAIADRAYGGDAMQVAALGRAMLDGLAKAGVVGVIKHMPGHGRAGVDSHYELPVVDASDAELEEDIRPFRTLAHAPMGMTCHVVFKAWDAEHPATLSPTVIADVIRSRIGFDGLLMTDDIDMKALSGTPGEKAAAALAAGCDVVLDCWARMDEMVEIAGRVDEISDAARARLDRAMASVAAPGGVDFAEAIARRDSFLALA
- a CDS encoding SPOR domain-containing protein, with product MSIGNESSGRPVLAEDDRLPWLESADDNYSEGPSLLRILAIAVIVLALIATGVWAYQRYGGSSGTTGSGELITAQDGDYKVKPDTPGGMKVDGQGDSVFRTSEGATATGAIDTRAVPEAPVAGKTATPKVKPTEGAARVVAAVPPAPSGRLTAQAPGVPLPKSNTGGGGGALVQLGSFPSEAAANTAWEALSKRFAYVANLGKSIEKADVKGATVYRLRVNAGSNGNATTICGRLKVAGEACFVPN
- a CDS encoding arginine--tRNA ligase, which produces MTLYPRFAAHIDSALDALVASGQLPAGLERRAITVEPPRDASHGDLATNAAMVLAKPAGTNPRALAEALAGELRAIPGVSSVTVAGPGFINLTLDDATWRDELAGIVAAGDDYGKSSVGAGITVNVEYVSANPTGPMHMGHCRGAVVGDALANLLAFVGHKVIREYVINDAGSQVQTLARSAHLRYREALGEDVGAVPEGLYPGDYLIPIGQTLAAEFGDRYVDAPESEWLATFRVKTVDAMMDLIKADLALLGIHHDVFASEAELQAAGKPEAAEAWLRARDLVYDGVLEAPKGETPEDWEPVELPLFRSTKFGDDQDRPIKKSDGTWTYFGADLAYHFQKAQSADQLIDIWGADHAGTVKRIQAAVAALTEGKTRFDVKLVQMVRLLRAGEPVKMSKRAGNFVTLADVVREVGKDVVRFTMLTRKADAQMDFDFAKVVEASKDNPVFYVNYAHARIHSLHRRAKEAGITLPAQADLSRLDTAELALVKRMAQFPRVAEGAAAAREPHRIAFYLYDLAAEFHALWNQGNDDPSRRFLLVDDVETTAARLFLADAVGQVIRGGLAIMGVEAVEEMGG
- a CDS encoding DUF1501 domain-containing protein, which translates into the protein MVTRRHVVSSAGLAMLGATFAPRIAFAAAPTTRRFVFVIQRGAADGLGTLVPYADPAYAAARGVLADGPFQKLDGMFGLHPMLAQSAAMYRSGEALFAHAIASPYRDRSHFDGQNVLETGGAQAYAVKDGWLNRLLTVLPQGDTRAIAIAATVPMALRGRVEVASYAPSVLPDATDDLLARVTHLYAGDAQLHGLWEQAMATRNLTGDIAADDGRNAAATGALAAKLLAPPDGARIAMIETGGWDTHSGQQARLAGQLRGLDAMIAAIKTGMGPAWKETMVLVATEFGRTVAVNGTGGTDHGTASAAMLFGGGVKGGRVLADWPGLTPANLFEGRDLKPTTSLDGFIAGAAASHFGIDPARTVAALFPKAGAVKAVEGLA